One Bdellovibrio bacteriovorus DNA window includes the following coding sequences:
- a CDS encoding FAD-binding oxidoreductase — protein MSAARTVYHMRVTEIIDHTPGIRELVLKTETPGEFSFRAGQFVMLNVPQGEAKPILRAYSIASDDRNKNGFRLLFKYVENGIASTFVWALKGGELINFTGPFGKVFFQEPPTPQVVFLNTGSGISQHLCYLLSKKEQYPDIRYRMLFGVRSEKDMYYQKEIESLAQGLKDFKFEFVLSRPETAWTGKKGYVQHFLSEFDYKNIPTTFYLCGNGGMIKEVKHQLLEVDGLDKKSVWSEAFD, from the coding sequence ATGTCTGCCGCTCGTACTGTTTACCACATGAGAGTCACCGAAATTATCGACCATACGCCCGGTATACGCGAGCTGGTCTTAAAAACTGAAACTCCGGGCGAATTTTCGTTCCGAGCGGGACAATTTGTGATGCTGAATGTGCCACAAGGTGAAGCTAAACCCATTTTGCGTGCCTATTCCATCGCCTCTGACGATCGCAATAAAAATGGCTTCCGCTTGTTATTTAAATATGTGGAAAACGGCATAGCCTCGACTTTTGTGTGGGCCCTTAAAGGTGGCGAGCTGATTAATTTCACCGGTCCTTTTGGCAAAGTGTTTTTCCAAGAACCGCCGACCCCACAAGTGGTTTTCTTAAATACCGGCAGCGGGATTTCTCAGCATTTATGTTATCTGTTATCTAAGAAGGAACAATATCCCGACATTCGGTATCGCATGCTGTTCGGGGTCCGCTCGGAAAAGGACATGTACTATCAAAAAGAAATTGAATCCTTGGCACAAGGACTCAAAGACTTCAAATTTGAATTTGTTCTGAGTCGTCCGGAAACGGCATGGACCGGAAAAAAAGGTTATGTGCAACACTTCCTTTCGGAGTTTGATTATAAAAACATTCCTACGACTTTCTATCTTTGCGGCAACGGCGGCATGATCAAGGAAGTCAAACATCAGCTTTTAGAAGTCGACGGCCTTGATAAAAAGTCCGTTTGGTCTGAAGCCTTTGACTAG
- the cdd gene encoding cytidine deaminase, whose product MNDTQKKLFDLAVKAQKNSHSPYSQARIGAAILMADGSVHAGCNVENASYGGTVCAERVAIFKAVSEGAQKQISEVLVVSTADKPWPPCGFCRQVIAEFATEKTLIHTANNKGTIKTFTFPEIFPEAFTPKHLA is encoded by the coding sequence ATGAACGACACACAAAAAAAACTTTTCGATTTGGCCGTTAAAGCGCAAAAAAATTCTCACTCCCCTTATTCCCAAGCACGCATTGGAGCGGCGATCTTAATGGCCGACGGCAGTGTGCATGCGGGATGCAATGTCGAAAATGCATCTTACGGCGGCACCGTGTGTGCGGAGCGCGTGGCGATTTTTAAAGCCGTGAGCGAAGGCGCACAAAAACAGATTTCAGAAGTTTTGGTGGTGAGCACCGCCGATAAACCCTGGCCTCCGTGCGGTTTTTGCCGCCAAGTGATCGCAGAATTTGCCACAGAAAAAACCTTGATCCACACCGCTAACAACAAAGGAACGATCAAGACGTTCACGTTCCCGGAAATTTTCCCGGAGGCTTTTACTCCGAAGCATTTGGCCTAA
- the uvrA gene encoding excinuclease ABC subunit UvrA, which translates to MSQSEDGIVVKGAKEHNLKDVSVVIPRNKITVFTGLSGSGKSSLAFDTVYAEGQRRYVESLSAYARNFLEQLKKPDVDSITGLSPAIAIDQKSVSTNPRSTVGTVTEIYDYLRLLFAKVGVPECPIHHIPVASQSPQQIVDDILKKSMGTKFYVLAPMASGKKGEFLAEFQRWAKKGFVKAKVDGKMIELDKATKLAKTKTHDIDLVVDQLILKDNLKLRLSESINTAISMANGRVIIETLSGERTNYSIHSACPICGYSYPDIEPRLFSFNNPRGACGTCHGLGTIDLVEEEQFSDSEVGGKKLDKVVYKYKGKKTSDDDDEEEEEMVLSACPDCHGSRLKTEALNIKIKEKNIAELSDMAGTELRQWISKLEWKAKDQLIADKINKQIQSRLDYLIRVGTGYLSLSRPSRTLSGGEAQRIRLATQVGSSLIGVLYVMDEPSIGLHPRDHHRLLNIIGELKDRGNTILLVEHDEDTIRYADFVVDLGPRAGVLGGEMMAQGTPDQLAANPRSLTGKYLNGEMRIPVPEKRRKGNGEFLILSGATGNNLQNVDLKLPLGTFTAVTGVSGSGKSTLIIDTLYKILAKHFYKAHVQASPYKKIEGLDKIDKVIDINQRPIGRTPRSTPATYVALFPMIRDLFANLPESKLRGYEPGRFSFNVKGGRCETCMGHGQIRVEMHFLSDVFVTCDTCLGRRYNRETLNIKYKNKSIADVLEMSVGEALEFFRNHPQIYRKLETLHRVGLDYMTLGQSSTTLSGGEAQRVKLSKELSRRGTGKTMYILDEPTTGLHFDDVRKLVELIQELATQGNTVLVIEHNMEVVKAADHVIDLGPDGGSAGGEIVATGTPEQVAKVARSETGRFLKAVLK; encoded by the coding sequence ATGTCACAGAGTGAAGACGGAATCGTAGTCAAAGGCGCCAAAGAACATAATCTTAAAGATGTTAGCGTCGTTATTCCCCGAAATAAGATCACCGTTTTTACGGGCCTGAGCGGCAGTGGTAAGTCGTCACTGGCATTTGATACCGTTTATGCCGAGGGCCAACGTCGTTACGTGGAAAGCTTGTCGGCTTACGCGCGCAATTTTTTGGAACAACTAAAAAAGCCGGATGTGGATTCAATCACGGGGCTTTCTCCGGCCATTGCGATCGATCAAAAATCAGTCAGTACCAATCCGCGTTCGACGGTGGGAACGGTCACGGAAATTTACGATTACTTGCGCTTGCTTTTTGCAAAAGTCGGCGTTCCAGAATGTCCTATTCATCACATCCCCGTGGCAAGCCAATCACCTCAACAGATCGTCGATGATATCTTGAAAAAAAGCATGGGCACCAAGTTCTATGTTTTAGCTCCGATGGCTTCGGGAAAAAAAGGGGAGTTCTTAGCTGAATTCCAACGTTGGGCTAAGAAGGGTTTTGTGAAAGCCAAGGTCGACGGCAAAATGATCGAGCTTGATAAAGCCACAAAACTCGCAAAAACCAAAACCCATGATATTGATCTGGTCGTGGATCAGTTGATTTTAAAAGACAATCTCAAGCTCCGTCTTTCAGAAAGTATCAACACCGCGATATCGATGGCCAATGGCCGTGTCATCATTGAAACTTTATCGGGTGAAAGAACAAATTATTCTATTCACTCAGCGTGTCCGATTTGTGGTTACAGTTATCCTGATATTGAACCTCGTCTTTTTAGTTTTAATAATCCGCGCGGAGCGTGTGGCACCTGCCACGGTTTAGGCACCATTGACCTAGTTGAGGAAGAACAGTTTTCCGATTCGGAAGTCGGCGGGAAAAAGCTTGATAAGGTCGTCTATAAATACAAAGGCAAAAAAACTTCCGACGATGATGACGAGGAAGAAGAAGAAATGGTTTTAAGCGCTTGCCCTGACTGTCATGGCTCGCGACTTAAAACGGAAGCTTTGAATATCAAAATCAAAGAAAAAAATATCGCCGAACTTTCTGATATGGCTGGAACCGAGCTGCGCCAATGGATTTCTAAATTAGAATGGAAAGCCAAAGATCAGTTGATCGCTGATAAAATTAATAAACAAATCCAATCGCGCTTGGATTATTTGATCCGCGTGGGAACGGGCTATCTTTCACTGAGTCGTCCCTCAAGAACTCTCTCTGGCGGGGAAGCTCAGCGGATTCGCTTGGCAACTCAAGTGGGATCATCACTTATTGGCGTATTATATGTGATGGATGAACCCAGTATCGGACTGCATCCGCGGGATCATCATCGCTTGCTCAATATTATTGGCGAATTAAAAGATCGCGGGAATACCATTTTATTGGTGGAGCATGACGAAGATACGATTCGTTACGCTGATTTCGTTGTCGACTTAGGTCCTCGCGCCGGCGTCTTAGGTGGCGAAATGATGGCGCAGGGGACTCCGGATCAGTTGGCGGCCAATCCACGTTCTTTGACGGGAAAATATCTTAACGGTGAAATGCGTATTCCGGTTCCGGAAAAACGCCGCAAAGGCAATGGAGAGTTTTTAATTTTGTCTGGCGCCACCGGAAACAATCTGCAAAACGTAGATTTAAAGTTGCCTCTAGGAACTTTCACCGCCGTGACGGGAGTTTCGGGATCTGGTAAAAGTACGCTGATCATCGATACGCTTTACAAAATTTTAGCGAAGCATTTTTATAAGGCCCATGTTCAGGCCTCTCCATACAAAAAAATCGAAGGCCTAGATAAGATTGATAAGGTCATTGATATCAATCAAAGACCCATTGGGCGAACGCCGCGATCGACACCAGCTACTTATGTGGCGTTATTCCCAATGATTCGTGATCTTTTTGCCAACCTGCCAGAATCTAAACTGCGCGGTTATGAGCCGGGTCGCTTTAGCTTTAATGTGAAAGGCGGACGCTGTGAAACTTGTATGGGTCACGGGCAAATCCGGGTCGAGATGCATTTCTTAAGCGATGTCTTTGTGACCTGTGACACTTGTTTGGGCCGCAGGTACAATCGCGAGACGTTAAATATTAAATACAAAAATAAATCTATCGCCGATGTTTTAGAAATGAGTGTGGGGGAGGCTTTAGAGTTCTTCCGCAATCATCCGCAGATTTATCGTAAGCTTGAAACCTTGCACCGGGTGGGGTTGGATTACATGACCCTGGGACAAAGCTCAACGACCCTTTCGGGCGGTGAAGCCCAACGCGTGAAGCTGTCTAAGGAACTTTCTCGTCGCGGCACGGGGAAGACGATGTACATTTTGGACGAGCCCACGACGGGTTTGCACTTTGATGATGTTCGTAAATTGGTGGAGTTGATTCAAGAACTTGCCACCCAAGGGAACACGGTTTTAGTTATCGAACACAATATGGAAGTCGTTAAGGCGGCAGACCACGTGATCGATCTGGGACCGGATGGTGGCAGTGCGGGGGGCGAAATCGTCGCGACGGGCACGCCCGAGCAAGTGGCCAAAGTCGCTCGCAGCGAAACGGGTCGCTTTTTAAAAGCAGTTTTAAAATAA
- a CDS encoding Fur family transcriptional regulator, translated as MSKEAVPFLPRQHDEDIIVHGEEFDESELKRIIRALNLKVTSQRLAILKALHEGRRHVTAQELYEKLNKIHPDIGFATVYRFLRTLTEGQFVTEVRMGGLPARYELTPKGHHDHLTCVKCGKICEFENRAIESLQEKVANQFGFKLTHHILELYGVCPACQVKATADR; from the coding sequence ATGAGTAAAGAAGCTGTTCCCTTTTTGCCCCGCCAACACGACGAAGATATCATCGTTCACGGTGAAGAATTCGACGAGTCAGAGCTTAAACGCATCATTCGTGCCCTTAATTTGAAAGTGACCAGCCAACGTTTAGCGATTTTAAAAGCTTTGCATGAAGGCCGTCGTCACGTTACTGCTCAAGAACTCTATGAAAAACTAAATAAGATTCACCCTGATATCGGTTTTGCGACCGTGTATCGTTTCTTGCGTACTTTGACCGAAGGTCAATTTGTGACGGAAGTTCGCATGGGTGGTTTGCCCGCTCGTTATGAGCTCACGCCCAAAGGCCATCATGACCATTTAACGTGTGTGAAGTGTGGCAAGATCTGCGAATTTGAAAATCGCGCGATCGAAAGCTTGCAAGAAAAAGTAGCAAATCAGTTCGGCTTTAAGCTGACTCATCACATTTTAGAACTTTATGGCGTGTGCCCAGCCTGCCAAGTAAAAGCGACGGCGGACCGTTGA
- the folE2 gene encoding GTP cyclohydrolase FolE2, protein MTKQTLPDVAKETHTEKFAPIDWVGMGSIELPVLLKQSDGVYRVPARADAKVSLDKKPSRGIHMSRLYLITQELLTKNELNLTLLGRTTDEFLRTHEDLSTQARVQLQFEAPLVRKALKSANQAWRSYPVVLSAVNKNGVKNYYVEVVVTYSSTCPASAALSRQLIQDGFKAQFNDKSLDFDVIHSWLGTPQGIVATPHAQRSFARVKVEVGTEFDYGTLIDTVEEALQTAVQGAVKREDEQEFALRNGQNLMFCEDAARRVKDALDARPEVLDYVAEFSHVESLHPHNAVSHISKGLNLSHFE, encoded by the coding sequence ATGACTAAACAGACTCTTCCCGATGTTGCTAAAGAAACCCACACTGAAAAATTCGCGCCCATTGATTGGGTGGGGATGGGCTCAATTGAGCTTCCGGTTTTACTAAAGCAAAGCGATGGAGTTTATCGTGTTCCCGCTCGGGCTGATGCGAAAGTCAGCTTAGATAAAAAACCTTCACGCGGTATTCATATGTCTCGCTTGTACCTGATCACTCAGGAGCTTCTAACCAAGAACGAGCTGAATCTGACTCTTCTGGGGCGCACGACGGATGAGTTTTTAAGAACTCACGAAGACCTTTCAACCCAAGCCCGTGTGCAACTTCAGTTTGAAGCACCGCTTGTGCGTAAAGCTTTAAAAAGTGCCAACCAAGCTTGGCGCTCTTACCCGGTGGTGTTATCCGCGGTAAATAAAAATGGTGTTAAGAATTATTACGTCGAAGTGGTTGTGACTTATTCTAGCACGTGCCCGGCTTCGGCGGCACTTTCTCGACAATTGATTCAAGATGGGTTCAAAGCTCAATTCAACGATAAGTCTTTAGATTTTGATGTGATTCATTCGTGGCTCGGAACCCCCCAAGGTATTGTGGCGACCCCTCACGCACAACGCAGCTTTGCTCGTGTGAAAGTAGAAGTAGGGACTGAGTTTGATTACGGGACCCTTATCGACACCGTCGAAGAGGCTTTACAGACGGCGGTTCAGGGCGCAGTGAAGCGGGAAGATGAGCAAGAGTTTGCTTTACGCAACGGCCAGAACTTGATGTTCTGTGAAGATGCGGCTCGACGAGTGAAGGATGCTTTGGATGCGCGCCCAGAAGTCTTGGATTACGTGGCCGAGTTCAGCCATGTTGAGAGCCTTCACCCTCATAACGCTGTTTCCCATATCTCCAAAGGCCTTAATTTAAGTCATTTTGAATAG
- a CDS encoding Maf family protein, translating into MAEKQLILASTSKYRYELLSRLAYKFEAVAPLADEEKEKDLSLAPRALAEKLARIKAESLKGPGKVVIGGDQLISFEGRILGKSHTPEKAVKELMSMQGKTHELITAICVFDGDKMYAHTDVTRMTMKKRTLEQIERYVQLDEPMDCAGSYKAESHGIMLFDKIETEDFTAIQGLPLIALSKILENLNL; encoded by the coding sequence ATGGCTGAAAAACAATTGATTTTAGCAAGCACATCTAAGTACAGATATGAGCTTCTTTCCCGATTGGCTTATAAATTCGAAGCCGTGGCCCCTTTAGCGGATGAGGAAAAAGAAAAAGACTTAAGCCTCGCCCCGCGCGCCTTGGCCGAAAAACTAGCTCGCATAAAGGCCGAAAGCCTCAAAGGCCCCGGAAAAGTCGTCATCGGTGGCGATCAATTGATTTCATTTGAAGGCCGCATCTTAGGCAAGTCGCACACGCCAGAAAAAGCCGTCAAAGAATTGATGTCCATGCAGGGAAAAACGCACGAACTGATTACGGCCATCTGCGTTTTTGACGGAGACAAAATGTACGCCCACACCGATGTCACGCGCATGACGATGAAAAAGCGCACCTTAGAACAAATCGAACGCTATGTGCAACTGGATGAACCCATGGACTGCGCGGGCAGCTATAAAGCTGAAAGCCATGGCATCATGCTTTTTGATAAAATTGAAACCGAAGATTTTACGGCGATTCAAGGTTTACCCTTGATCGCACTCAGTAAAATATTAGAGAATTTAAACCTATGA
- a CDS encoding DMT family transporter — protein sequence MSTKTRAALELIFAGSLWGFGFVATLFALQEFTPIETLVYRFVVAGFIGEIIYLLIRGAHFRSLKNDILKALPAGFLLATMLLLQTVGLKFTTATKSGFLTSLYVILVPLINTAIFGHAISLRNFVFVLMALVGTFILVGGQLESINVGDLWTIACSVVAALHIIYIGRVSNKVGNAFRFNNFQSLWCLLALAPLLFTQDTVKTSTASWIPWMGVLILGLGSSIIAFYLQIRTQKVLSDSTASMLFLLESPFAALFGFLILSERLSWSQTGGAVLILVASILQIAFDPSVKTTETKR from the coding sequence ATGAGTACTAAAACCCGAGCGGCCTTAGAGTTGATTTTTGCAGGCTCCCTGTGGGGTTTTGGATTTGTCGCGACCCTCTTTGCACTGCAAGAGTTCACGCCGATCGAAACCCTGGTGTACCGTTTTGTCGTGGCCGGCTTCATCGGGGAAATCATTTATTTGCTTATCCGTGGCGCTCATTTTCGCAGCCTGAAAAATGATATTTTAAAAGCATTGCCCGCCGGATTTCTTTTGGCCACGATGCTGCTCTTACAAACAGTGGGTTTGAAGTTTACGACCGCAACTAAAAGTGGTTTTTTAACAAGCCTTTATGTGATTTTAGTTCCCCTGATCAACACGGCTATTTTTGGTCATGCCATTTCCCTGCGAAACTTCGTTTTTGTCCTGATGGCTTTGGTCGGAACATTTATTCTGGTCGGTGGACAGTTAGAAAGCATTAACGTCGGTGATCTTTGGACCATCGCTTGCTCGGTGGTGGCCGCCTTACACATTATTTATATCGGACGAGTTTCAAACAAAGTAGGCAATGCGTTTCGTTTTAATAATTTTCAATCATTATGGTGCTTACTGGCCCTCGCCCCCCTGCTTTTCACTCAAGACACCGTAAAAACTTCCACCGCTTCTTGGATACCGTGGATGGGTGTTTTAATTTTAGGATTAGGCTCAAGCATTATTGCTTTTTATTTGCAAATTCGAACTCAGAAGGTTCTATCGGACTCAACAGCTAGCATGTTGTTTTTATTAGAATCACCATTTGCAGCGCTCTTTGGATTTTTAATTTTAAGCGAGCGCCTCTCGTGGTCTCAGACCGGAGGCGCTGTCCTGATTCTGGTCGCATCTATCCTGCAGATAGCCTTTGACCCTTCCGTAAAGACCACAGAAACGAAACGATAA
- a CDS encoding DUF475 domain-containing protein: MKYFTGSFVFTFFGLVASYFVGHYYGGTTAAGLGALFIAVILAILEISLSFDNAIVNAVVLKEMTPVWRHRFLTWGMLIAVFGMRLIFPLLIVTFIANVTPWDALIMAATKPDEYAKLMLSAHLQVAAFGGSFLLMVALKYFYDEDKDLHWIPVLEKTPVYLGSKVEAIEVTLALIILAIISHFLPSHEALAFIMAGMAGLITYVIVDGIGSWLEASDGQMHDVHRASAGMFLYLEVLDASFSFDGVVGAFAITHNLFIIMIGLSIGAFFVRSLTIMFVEKEALTKFAFLEHGAFYAIGILAMIMLLDPFLHIPEWVTGLSGGAVIIVSFLWSLRKGQRLSAG, from the coding sequence ATGAAATACTTTACAGGTTCTTTTGTTTTTACTTTTTTTGGCTTAGTCGCATCGTACTTTGTCGGTCACTATTATGGCGGCACCACGGCGGCGGGCTTAGGCGCTCTTTTTATCGCGGTGATCTTGGCTATTTTAGAAATTTCTTTGTCTTTTGATAATGCCATTGTGAATGCGGTGGTTTTAAAAGAAATGACTCCGGTATGGCGTCATCGTTTTTTAACTTGGGGTATGTTGATCGCCGTCTTCGGGATGCGTTTGATTTTTCCGCTTTTAATTGTGACTTTCATCGCCAATGTCACTCCTTGGGATGCGCTTATTATGGCGGCCACAAAGCCTGATGAATATGCGAAACTAATGTTGTCGGCGCATTTACAGGTCGCGGCCTTCGGTGGCAGCTTCCTTTTGATGGTGGCTTTAAAATACTTCTATGACGAAGACAAGGACCTGCACTGGATTCCGGTTTTAGAAAAAACGCCGGTGTATTTGGGCAGTAAGGTGGAAGCCATCGAAGTGACTTTGGCTTTGATCATTTTGGCGATCATTTCTCACTTTCTTCCGTCACACGAGGCTTTGGCCTTTATCATGGCCGGGATGGCGGGTTTGATCACATATGTGATTGTGGATGGAATTGGTTCATGGCTTGAGGCTTCTGATGGTCAAATGCATGACGTGCATCGCGCCAGTGCCGGAATGTTTTTGTATCTCGAAGTTCTAGATGCCTCTTTCAGTTTTGACGGTGTCGTTGGGGCCTTTGCGATCACGCACAATTTATTTATTATCATGATCGGCTTAAGCATCGGGGCCTTCTTTGTGCGAAGCTTGACGATCATGTTCGTGGAGAAAGAAGCTTTAACTAAGTTTGCGTTTTTAGAACACGGCGCCTTTTATGCCATCGGAATCTTAGCGATGATCATGCTCTTGGATCCGTTCTTACACATCCCTGAATGGGTGACGGGTTTAAGCGGGGGTGCAGTTATTATCGTTTCGTTTCTGTGGTCTTTACGGAAGGGTCAAAGGCTATCTGCAGGATAG